Proteins encoded in a region of the Diospyros lotus cultivar Yz01 chromosome 9, ASM1463336v1, whole genome shotgun sequence genome:
- the LOC127810475 gene encoding uncharacterized protein LOC127810475, whose translation MGSLEEAKIFEMDPYDFIDESESQHPSTLSSKSNSIILQEILESNTKAEAEVLETVMKHIPHRMKSSRSVKKKWLVMRLRKDGYCASLRQTSWPTAWACPDGGYQYIDVAVEEHSNNNNNNGAWAAASCRVIVDVDFRSQFEVARPAAAYKELTAALPAVFVGGEEKLSRVITLVCAAAEQSLREGGLHVPPWRTPAYMHSKYSKVRADLKTNDNGPKLFSKYWAPPPLVREAKSRGFGGGSGLSTQFSNVTTKCC comes from the exons ATGGGAAGTTTGGAAGAGGCGAAGATCTTTGAGATGGATCCATACGATTTTATTGATGAATCAGAATCACAGCACCCGTCCACTTTATCATCCAAGTCCAATTCCATCATTTTGCAG GAGATACTGGAGAGTAATACAAAGGCTGAGGCTGAGGTTCTTGAGACTGTGATGAAGCATATACCCCACAGGATGAAGAGTAGTAGAAGTGTGAAGAAGAAATGGCTTGTGATGAGGCTAAGAAAGGATGGCTATTGCGCTTCTCTACGCCAAACCTCTTGGCCCACCGCCTGGGCATGTCCCGACGGTGGCTACCAATACATTGATGTTGCGGTAGAAGAACacagcaataataataataataatggggcTTGGGCGGCGGCGAGCTGCAGGGTAATAGTGGACGTGGATTTCAGGTCGCAGTTTGAAGTGGCGAGGCCTGCAGCAGCCTACAAGGAGCTCACGGCCGCGCTGCCGGCGGTGTTCGTGGGAGGCGAAGAGAAGCTGAGCCGCGTAATCACCCTGGTATGCGCGGCGGCGGAGCAGTCGCTTAGAGAGGGCGGGCTCCACGTACCGCCGTGGAGAACACCGGCTTATATGCACTCAAAATATAGTAAGGTTCGAGCTGATCTTAAAACTAATGATAATGGCCCCAAGTTGTTTAGCAAGTACTGGGCACCTCCTCCATTGGTGCGGGAGGCCAAGAGCAGAGGTTTTGGCGGCGGCTCCGGCTTGTCCACTCAATTTTCAAATGTCACCACCAAATGCTGCTGA